From a single Lolium rigidum isolate FL_2022 chromosome 7, APGP_CSIRO_Lrig_0.1, whole genome shotgun sequence genomic region:
- the LOC124672084 gene encoding UPF0481 protein At3g47200-like gives MQIPCDYQLAVSDWEGTSAMEPTAWVPGFPFEMTVAAPASNTLVVSSSGLQQLNMVEESTGHQYEWSSPIEVFEQATQAFEDEHGEMETKIHLFPASMKDLSAEYAAPKIVSIGPYHHGKSPDFREMESAKYAAACHFIKDSGHSVEEVWGAVLEVADEARSHYDEEKVRRFGDDDFRPMMFYDGCFLLQYMMSWCGHKGDDDDVMVVDVDPLLNSVFSSNDRRIFSDLVLLENQLPWVVVKKLMGFMPKPLDMETFLGRVKPSLRSRRDIEFDPVILDSSYKPPHLLGLLRHYFVGRNHISSTQVSETQTEISHKAKKVSLSVSIIELAEIGIKLTATKNKIELQDMGVRRGIFTGELFLAPLLLDDANAGFLVNMAALELCMTPDFFETYNTMSVVCSYLCLLGMVTDSEKDVQRLRKKHILQGGGGLTDRNALDLFTSLEKHLRLGKSYDNSIVGIENYKVDRWLWIIVYKFVYNNLKIIIAVVSAMAGFAGFLGAIKSLKGSR, from the coding sequence ATGCAGATACCTTGCGACTATCAGCTGGCCGTGTCTGATTGGGAGGGGACGTCAGCCATGGAACCAACTGCATGGGTTCCTGGCTTCCCTTTTGAGATGACTGTTGCTGCTCCTGCTAGCAATACTCTGGTCGTCAGCTCTAGCGGTCTGCAGCAGCTGAACATGGTTGAGGAGAGTACTGGTCATCAGTACGAGTGGAGTAGTCCAATTGAAGTGTTCGAGCAAGCAACTCAAGCATTTGAGGATGAACATGGCGAGATGGAAACGAAGATCCACCTGTTCCCTGCAAGCATGAAAGATCTCTCAGCCGAGTACGCCGCCCCAAAGATCGTATCCATCGGCCCTTACCACCACGGCAAGAGCCCGGACTTCCGGGAGATGGAGAGTGCCAAGTACGCGGCTGCCTGCCACTTCATCAAGGACTCGGGACACTCTGTCGAGGAGGTGTGGGGGGCCGTCTTGGAGGTGGCGGACGAAGCCCGCAGCCACTACGACGAGGAGAAGGTGCGACGTTTCGGCGATGACGATTTCAGACCTATGATGTTCTATGATGGCTGCTTCTTGCTGCAGTATATGATGTCTTGGTGCGGACACaaaggcgatgatgatgatgtcatggtagtggatgtggatccgtTGCTGAATAGTGTTTTCAGCTCCAATGACCGCCGAATCTTCAGCGACCTTGTGTTGCTTGAGAACCAGCTCCCTTGGGTGGTGGTTAAAAAGCTCATGGGCTTCATGCCCAAGCCCCTGGACATGGAAACGTTCCTTGGACGGGTGAAACCGTCTCTGCGATCCCGCCGAGATATTGAATTTGATCCTGTTATACTGGACAGTAGCTACAAGCCTCCGCATCTCCTTGGCCTCCTACGACACTACTTTGTAGGGAGAAATCACATTAGTTCTACTCAGGTGTCTGAGACTCAGACCGAAATATCCCACAAGGCCAAGAAAGTATCACTTTCTGTCAGCATCATCGAACTTGCAGAGATCGGCATCAAGCTCACAGCCaccaaaaataaaatagaacTACAAGACATGGGCGTCAGGAGAGGGATCTTCACTGGAGAGCTCTTCCTGGCGCCTTTGTTATTGGACGATGCTAACGCAGGCTTCCTCGTCAACATGGCAGCTTTGGAGCTGTGCATGACCCCCGATTTCTTCGAAACCTATAATACAATGTCTGTTGTCTGCTCGTACCTCTGCCTCCTGGGCATGGTCACGGATAGTGAGAAGGATGTGCAGCGGCTGCGGAAGAAGCATATCCTGCAAGGAGGAGGAGGGCTCACCGACAGGAACGCGCTTGACTTGTTCACCAGCCTCGAGAAGCACCTGCGCCTCGGGAAATCCTATGACAACTCAATTGTAGGCATTGAAAACTACAAGGTCGATAGGTGGTTGTGGATCATAGTGTACAAGTTTGTTTACAACAACCTCAAAATCATCATCGCAGTGGTGTCCGCCATGGCTGGATTTGCCGGCTTCCTTGGTGCGATCAAGTCTCTCAAGGGATCAAGATAA